In Bacillus weihaiensis, the genomic stretch CGATTCTTCATCACAAATCGGATCGGCTCCTTTTTAGTTCCGTCCTTTTTCCATTCAAAAAATCCATCAGAAAGGATTAGGCATCTTTGAGAAAGAAATGGTTTTTTAAAACTTGATTTTTCATCAATGGTTTCAGCACGTGCATTTATCATTTTATATCCAATTTTAGCATCCTTCGCCCATGGTGGTATAAGTCCCCATTTCATATACACTCCAATCCGTTCTTTTCTATTCGAACCAACGACTAGTATGTTTTGAGAGGGTGCGATGTTGTACCGTTCATACATCTCATCATCTAAACGAAAGTTGAACTCTTCTTGTAAAATTTCTTGGTCTGTTGCCAGAGAAAAACGCCCACACATCCTATTACCTCCTGAGATAAATGTTTTTTTCTATTGTACATGATTTAAACAAAAAATATAATTTTTGCCCAACTAGATTTTTACCCATAACGAAGTTAAGCCTCCCTACATATAGTAATACATAAAAAGCAGGAGGTGATATCATGAGTGGTGCAGGTGGTTACGGTGCAGGTTTTGCATTGATCGTTGTATTGTTTATCCTTTTAATTATCATTGGAGCTTCATATGTAGGTTATGGCTACTAATAAAGAAAAATAAGAGTAGAGAGCTTGGAGTTTTAACCTAAAAATTAAAACTTCAAGCTCTTTTCCATTAAAACTTCATAACCTCTATAAGGAATATGAGCATTTTGCTTTTCATTTCGTTTTCAATAAGTCATCATAGAGAGGTAGGAAAAAATGTCATAAGGGGTGTGTATACATTGATCCATTTACAAAGTACAACAACACTACATAATGGGGTTAAAATGCCTTGGTTTGGTTTAGGGGTATTTAAAGTCGAAGATGGACAAGATGTGGTCAATTCTGTTACCGCTGCCATTGAAAATGGTTATCGAAGCATTGACACAGCAGCTATTTATGGAAATGAAGAAGGCGTTGGTAAAGCAATTGCTGATTGCAATGTACCAAGGGAAGAGCTTTTCATTACAACAAAAGTATGGAATTCAGAACAGGGATATGATTCAACGTTAGCTGCTTTTGAAGAAAGTATGAATAAATTAGGGATTGATTATTTAGATTTATACCTTATACATTGGCCGGTTGCAGAGTATGGTTTGTATGTTGATACTTGGAAAGCGTTGGAAAAGCTATACAAAGATGGTCGAGTACGTGCAATTGGTGTAAGTAATTTCCAAGAGCACCACTTGCAAGATTTAATTGATCGATGTGAAATTGTTCCAATGGTGAATCAGGTAGAATATCATCCACGATTAACTCAAACGAAACTACATAATTTTTGTAAGGAACATCACATTCAATTAGAAGCTTGGTCACCCTTGATGCAGGGAGGCTTACTCGATGATCCTACATTAACTGAGATTGCACAAAAGTACAACAAATCAACAGCACAAGTAATCTTACGATGGGATCTGCAAAATGAGGTTGTTACAATACCAAAATCAGTAAAATCCCACCGTATTGTAGAAAATGCTAACATTTTTGATTTTGAGTTATCTAATGACGATATGGACCGCATTCATGCACTTAACCAAGATAAGCGCGTTGGTCCAAATCCTGACGAATTTAACAAGAGATAAAGAAAAAGCAGTGAAACCTATTCGTTTCACTGCTTTTTCTGCTTCTAATTCATAAATGAAGATATGTATGACAGGTGACTAGGAAAAGGAGATGAATAGAGGTGCTTAACAATGAGATGATAATAGATATATCTACGGTGCATAGAAAGGTTCGTTGAAATGAAAACATATAAATATTTATGTAGAATCTTATTATTTATCCTTGCTTCTATGTCATGTTCATTGACTGTTGCCGAAGCAAGTCTGCCTTCGAGTGAATCCATAACTGAAAGGTTAGATGCTCTCCCGCAATTACGTGGAGCAAGTATCGCCGTAAGCATTCGGTCTATACAAACTGGTGAAATTTTATATCAATATAATGGTGATAAAAGGCTTTCTCCAGCCTCGAATATGAAGCTATTTACAGGAGCTGCAGCCCTTCAAATGTTGGGATCAAAACATACTTTTCATACAGAAATTCATACAGATGGAAAACAAAAATGGAAGGTACTACTCGGAAATCTATATCTTGTGGGAAAAGGTGATCCAACTTTAACCAAAGCTGAATTAGATCAATTTGCAAAAGCTTTAAAAGAGCAGGGGATAGACTATATAAGTGGAGATCTAATTGGTGACGATTCTTGGTATGATGATGTGAGGTATTCAATTGATTTGCCTTGGAGCGATGAACAAACATACTATGGAGCCCCGATCTCTGCATTAACTACCTCACCAACAAACGATTATAATGCTGGATCCATTCTAATTACGATTACACCAAGCGATTCCATTGACGCAGCCCCACTAGTACAATTAACACCGCCAACAACCTTTGTCTCAATAAAAAACAATGCGAGAACAACAAAATCAACGAGTAAACCAACGATTAAATTAAATCGTAACCATTTAACTAACACTGTCGAGATTGTTGGGGAAATACCAATAGCCTATCCAGCGGTAAAAGAGTCGATAGCTATTACCAATCCAACAAATTATACACTAACTCTTTTTCAAGAATCTTTAGAAGAGCAAGGAATTAAAGTGTTAGGGAGCTTAAAGAGAGGGGAAGTACCAAATAAAACGATCAGAATGTTGGACCGAGCTTCAGTTCCGTTAGAAGAGTTAGTTGTTCCCTTTATGAAACAGAGCAATAATACTATAGCAGAAATACTCATTAAGGAAATGGGGAGAAAAGGAGAAGGGGAAGGTAGCTGGTATAGTGGTTTAGCTATAGAAAAGAAGATATTAACTGAAATGGGAGTATCCTTAAACGACATGGTGTTTCGAGATGGTTCTGGTATTTCCCATTTAAACTTAACAACGGCAAATACTGTAACGAACCTCTTATTTGTTGCTCAAGATCAACCATGGTTTCACTCTTTTTATAAATCCCTACCTGTAGCAGGGATTGAAGAAAAACAAATAGGAGGTACATTAAAGGGAAGGTTTATTGATTCTCCATTTAAAGGAAAAATAGTGGCAAAGACGGGTT encodes the following:
- the dacB gene encoding D-alanyl-D-alanine carboxypeptidase/D-alanyl-D-alanine-endopeptidase, which gives rise to MKTYKYLCRILLFILASMSCSLTVAEASLPSSESITERLDALPQLRGASIAVSIRSIQTGEILYQYNGDKRLSPASNMKLFTGAAALQMLGSKHTFHTEIHTDGKQKWKVLLGNLYLVGKGDPTLTKAELDQFAKALKEQGIDYISGDLIGDDSWYDDVRYSIDLPWSDEQTYYGAPISALTTSPTNDYNAGSILITITPSDSIDAAPLVQLTPPTTFVSIKNNARTTKSTSKPTIKLNRNHLTNTVEIVGEIPIAYPAVKESIAITNPTNYTLTLFQESLEEQGIKVLGSLKRGEVPNKTIRMLDRASVPLEELVVPFMKQSNNTIAEILIKEMGRKGEGEGSWYSGLAIEKKILTEMGVSLNDMVFRDGSGISHLNLTTANTVTNLLFVAQDQPWFHSFYKSLPVAGIEEKQIGGTLKGRFIDSPFKGKIVAKTGSLTNVSSLSGYLGNGREREYIFAIMMNHLSENQDGKEMEEKIINLLFNE
- a CDS encoding YjcZ family sporulation protein — protein: MSGAGGYGAGFALIVVLFILLIIIGASYVGYGY
- a CDS encoding SOS response-associated peptidase; its protein translation is MCGRFSLATDQEILQEEFNFRLDDEMYERYNIAPSQNILVVGSNRKERIGVYMKWGLIPPWAKDAKIGYKMINARAETIDEKSSFKKPFLSQRCLILSDGFFEWKKDGTKKEPIRFVMKNRKPFAMAGLWEKWNDGGKPLFSCTIITTTANEITEDVHDRMPVILPKQCQDLWLDRDYHDIHSLKSFLVPYHSNAMERFTVSSSVNSPKNDTAECLEPLNSL
- a CDS encoding aldo/keto reductase — its product is MPWFGLGVFKVEDGQDVVNSVTAAIENGYRSIDTAAIYGNEEGVGKAIADCNVPREELFITTKVWNSEQGYDSTLAAFEESMNKLGIDYLDLYLIHWPVAEYGLYVDTWKALEKLYKDGRVRAIGVSNFQEHHLQDLIDRCEIVPMVNQVEYHPRLTQTKLHNFCKEHHIQLEAWSPLMQGGLLDDPTLTEIAQKYNKSTAQVILRWDLQNEVVTIPKSVKSHRIVENANIFDFELSNDDMDRIHALNQDKRVGPNPDEFNKR